In Candidatus Poribacteria bacterium, a single window of DNA contains:
- a CDS encoding DUF2283 domain-containing protein, with product MEKNLTFQYDRDADILYVNTCPPYSEQESKELDDEIIARFNPDTEDIENLEVLFFSTRLLREELFHLPISAHLQLNREL from the coding sequence ATGGAAAAGAATTTGACTTTTCAATACGATAGAGATGCAGATATTTTGTACGTAAACACATGTCCCCCATATTCAGAGCAAGAGAGCAAAGAACTTGATGATGAAATCATCGCGCGCTTTAATCCTGACACGGAGGATATCGAAAATCTTGAAGTTCTATTTTTTTCCACACGGTTGTTACGGGAAGAACTATTTCATTTACCGATTTCTGCCCATTTGCAGTTAAACAGAGAGTTATGA
- the tsaD gene encoding tRNA (adenosine(37)-N6)-threonylcarbamoyltransferase complex transferase subunit TsaD: MKILGIDTSCDETAAAVVAGGKEVLSNVVASQVEAHQEYGGIVPELASRKHIEAINYIVHRSLAEADVTFKDLEAIAVTNRPGLIGALLVGVAAAKSLAYCHNLPLIGINHIEGHIYANFMVHDDLTFPHICLTVSGGHTLLVEVHEGWQYKVLGSTQDDAAGEVYDKVAKYLGLGFPGGKVIDDLAQKGNPTAIKFPRPLRSSGDYQFSFSGIKTSVRYFVEKARRAGVLIEDGQEDAKDISPDRVTIEDIAASFQAAVVDVLVYKSVRAAKSTGARAITLTGGVAANSQLRISLKTAAAEIGAEVYYPPMRLCTDNGAMIAGIAYQKYQQGQRDGPSLNATPNGSLV; encoded by the coding sequence ATGAAAATACTCGGCATTGATACCTCATGTGATGAAACCGCCGCTGCAGTTGTTGCTGGTGGCAAGGAAGTCCTTTCTAACGTCGTTGCCTCACAAGTTGAGGCACACCAAGAATACGGCGGCATTGTCCCGGAACTCGCATCGCGTAAGCACATTGAAGCCATTAACTACATTGTCCATCGGTCGTTAGCGGAGGCGGATGTCACATTTAAAGATTTGGAAGCGATCGCAGTAACGAACCGTCCAGGCTTAATTGGAGCATTGTTGGTCGGTGTCGCAGCTGCAAAGAGTCTCGCCTATTGCCACAATCTACCCCTGATCGGTATTAATCATATTGAGGGACATATCTACGCGAACTTCATGGTACATGATGATCTGACGTTTCCACATATCTGCCTCACGGTTTCTGGAGGGCATACCTTACTCGTGGAAGTTCACGAAGGCTGGCAATACAAGGTATTGGGAAGCACACAGGACGATGCTGCCGGTGAAGTCTATGATAAGGTTGCAAAGTATCTCGGACTCGGCTTTCCGGGGGGTAAGGTCATTGATGACCTTGCGCAAAAGGGGAACCCAACGGCGATAAAATTCCCCAGACCCTTGCGAAGTAGTGGAGACTACCAATTTAGTTTTAGTGGGATCAAAACCTCAGTGCGTTATTTTGTGGAGAAGGCACGACGTGCTGGTGTGCTTATCGAAGATGGACAAGAGGATGCTAAGGATATAAGTCCTGATAGGGTGACCATTGAGGACATCGCTGCCAGTTTTCAGGCTGCTGTTGTTGATGTGCTTGTTTACAAGTCAGTCCGTGCGGCGAAATCCACAGGTGCGAGAGCAATAACGTTAACCGGTGGCGTTGCCGCAAACAGTCAGCTTCGCATTTCACTGAAGACAGCTGCCGCGGAGATTGGTGCCGAAGTCTATTACCCGCCAATGCGCCTATGTACGGATAACGGTGCGATGATTGCGGGAATCGCTTATCAGAAATATCAGCAAGGACAGCGGGACGGACCTTCTCTGAATGCTACTCCGAACGGATCCCTTGTCTGA
- a CDS encoding L-threonylcarbamoyladenylate synthase, producing the protein MRKRQSTNYLTEPQGKIKRSDVCFEAVQCLKSGGIIAIPTDTVYGLAADPFNPDAVQRLYTVKGRPDGKPIPLVLSSVADVHRVSQNLPEFCFHLTDRFWPGGLTIVIEAKDLLPVLTAGGNTVGVRIPDNPLLLQILRTFGGPAAITSANLSGEPPATSPEEIGEELASRIDMIVDGGKTPGPIPSTVYDISVSPPVIRRHGVISEETLTQEFACYNKP; encoded by the coding sequence ATGAGAAAACGTCAATCTACAAATTACCTGACCGAGCCGCAAGGAAAAATTAAAAGATCTGATGTGTGTTTTGAAGCTGTCCAGTGCCTGAAATCAGGAGGGATTATCGCCATTCCAACCGATACGGTCTACGGCTTGGCAGCGGATCCGTTTAATCCCGATGCTGTGCAAAGACTCTACACTGTGAAGGGACGCCCCGATGGGAAACCAATCCCGCTTGTTCTCAGTTCGGTTGCCGATGTTCACCGTGTTTCCCAAAATTTACCCGAATTCTGCTTTCATCTTACAGATCGCTTTTGGCCCGGTGGTTTGACTATCGTCATTGAGGCAAAGGATCTGCTTCCGGTGTTGACAGCGGGTGGTAACACTGTTGGGGTACGTATCCCTGACAATCCGCTGCTTCTACAAATCCTCCGCACGTTTGGCGGTCCCGCGGCGATAACAAGCGCGAACCTCTCCGGTGAACCACCAGCCACCTCCCCTGAAGAAATCGGTGAAGAACTCGCATCACGAATTGATATGATAGTTGATGGCGGCAAGACCCCAGGACCTATTCCATCTACAGTCTACGATATTTCTGTCTCACCACCGGTCATCCGAAGACACGGCGTGATCTCGGAAGAAACACTCACTCAGGAGTTCGCGTGCTACAACAAGCCTTAA